The nucleotide sequence TGCTTCAACGCTAAACGCAACTGACCAATCCACTTGATTTACCCCAGCCAGAACTTGCCCCTACGTGATTCCTTTCTGGTTCTTTGCCAGGCCCCATCCCGGGAGCCAGCCCATGTCTCTTattttgggggggggggagagGGGGGCGCTGCTCTTCCGGAAGACTCTCTGAGTgagtgaaaaaaaaaaggacaGGAAAAAAAGGTACTTTGATCTACGTACCCGGCTGCGTCAGTAATCGGACGGGAGTGCGGATATAGGTACGGCCGGGTACAACACCAGCGTCACCTTTTCTCTCACATCCACATCCTTCACATTACGGCCAAGACTACGTCCACCACCATCTTCTCGCCTACACCCACCGTCACTCCCGCCGACCACTACCATCATACTgtactcactcactcactcactcagttgctcgctcgctcactactactacttactctcgacctcaacaccaccactaccaccaccactttTACGACAATAAACGATACATCTCGTCATCGCACCGTTTTCTCTATTCTGTACATGCCGACTGTTTCGCCCTCGTTTAGTTCGATACTCTTCCTACCTATCTAGTCAACTTGCATTCGCCCTCACCCTTTGTCTGCCCAGCCATATCCCGCCCGTCCGCTTGTGTCGTCTGCCATATACTCGACAGACAGGTGCCAGCAGCCGTCCGGAATAGGTTGGGTTAGCTTCTCTTTGCGGGCTCTCCCTCCTGGACATTCTCGCGGCCCTCGATCTCGGCCATACGCCCATCCTGTTTCAATGACGAGCCAACCACAATGATCTATTCTGAAATCTGCTTTGCAATTCATTGTCCCTGCTAAGGCCCGTCCCGGTGGTATGCTCGCTAGGCATTCACTCCACCATTCCCACAGGCCACCGTCATCATGGACAAGTCATCTGCCGTCTTAGACGGCACATCTGGCGTCGGTCGTGCGTCTCGTAACGTGACCGACCCATCTgcaacatcatcaagcgCAACAACAGGAAGTCAGAACTCGAAACAATCCTCTGCCAACAATTCTGTAGGCCCTTCGCCCTTGGCCTCAAGAGATTCTTCCCCCACGCGACGCCCTCAAAGGACTGCTTCAGCAAACCGCTTGCCTGGTAATCGATCTCGAAAAAACAGCCAAACCGATAATAGTCCTTCACGGACGACACGGCCAAGCTTGTCCTCCGCTCCTCCATCACGGTCATTGTCCTCGACCAACACCCCAACACTTACACCatcccaagaacaacaacaacaacagatcCAAGCACCGACCCCACAAAAGCCAGGCTTCAACGCAGACCTTAAAGACAGCCCGCGATGGCCCGTATCGCCCCGCCTGCGATCGCCTCCTCCCCAGTTCAGTAACAGACCAGCAATTCCGGCACGTCGCAGCGAACAGGATCTTCCTTCCATTAGTGTTCAACGACCTACACCGTCACCGCAGCCTATGGAGCAACAAACAATATCAGAGAGCGAAATGGAGGAGTCGCAGTATCCCTCTGGTATGCGAACTCCAGCTCGCGTAGCGTTGGAAACGGTTCAAGAAGTCAGTTTACCAAACTCTCCCAACCCTCCCAACGGGTCGGCTTTAGTGGAAAGGGTGAAGGAAAAGCTATCAAGCACCGACAACTATTCTGATACCGCACTCCCCGATGGACGGGCTCTACGAGCAAAGAACAGCTTGGTCGGTCAAGAGAGTGGAAGCGACACTAGCAACAACAAGGCGGAAACTAGAAGACCGACATCCGTTCCTCCACCCATAATTACTCGGCAGTCTAGTGCCATGTCGAATAAGCAAATGAAGTCGAAGCAAGATGGATCCATACAGACCATGACAGTAGAGACTGAGACTGTTCCAAGCGTGCCACAGGTTGCGCTCACAACCACCCAGAAAAGTGAAGGAACGAACGGAACTCTGAAGACGAAACAGAGCACCGAGACAATAAAACCGAAaaaggataagaagaaggttaCACGCAAACAGCCCCCAGTAAATGCAGGGAATGGTGAGCCTGAGCTAGTGACACTGATATTGAGGGATGTTGCTAATATCCATCCAGCATCCTCCAAAGCCGATGTTTTCGAGGCAACAATTGCCAGCGCCGTTGACGAAGCAAACACCTCGGATTCTGAAGAGACCTTTGTTTACGACTCTAACCCTCCAGATGGCAATGATCGGGCTGGACGCCGGTTTCATTCAAGGACTCCCAGTGCTACATCCATGGCTAGCCAGGCTGATCGCCAGAATCTGCGATCCATTTATGGTATTATGGAGAGTGGAGGACCTGCTCATGGACCCAAAAAGACGATGAAATTCGTCAACACTTTTACCAGCAACGGAAACGAGAGCCTGGCAGTCGAAACCGAGGATGGCAAAGGCTCTAACCGCAGTGGTGGCAGTGGGTCAACACGAGGTACGACgagacaccatcaccacatTGGTCGCTGGGGTAGACAGCCTGGTAACGGCCATGCTTCGCTATTTGACAATGAGTCCCCATTTCCGAATGCTGCGAGGTCGAAGCTCGCTGGTCCCAATTCTCGCAATTCATCCGGGCCACCGAGCCCTCGCAACGCTCACTCCAACGCTCCACGCCATTTTGGACATAAACGTTCTGCGATGCAGATGTCGTCCAGTTACGATATGGATGACACGACAGGAGCAGATGATGAGCGTACACCTCTTCTCGGCTCGGTCCGCTCAGGTCGTTCAGGTCGAAACCGGCGTGGGCCGCACAACCTACGACAGGCCGAGTCACAAACTTTCGCAAGACGGTCGTCATACTTAAACCGGTTTGCGGCATGCTTGGTGCTTACCATGATGTTCATGCTTGTCATTACTGGCGCTATCGGCTTCATGTTTGCTACCTCGCAGCCGATGACTGGAATCGAAATCACTGCTATCCACAACGTTGTGACCAGCGACCAAGTGTTGATGTTCGATTTGACCGTCAAAGCACATAATCCTAACATCGTTGTCGTCACAATAGACCACG is from Fusarium musae strain F31 chromosome 4, whole genome shotgun sequence and encodes:
- a CDS encoding hypothetical protein (EggNog:ENOG41); its protein translation is MDKSSAVLDGTSGVGRASRNVTDPSATSSSATTGSQNSKQSSANNSVGPSPLASRDSSPTRRPQRTASANRLPGNRSRKNSQTDNSPSRTTRPSLSSAPPSRSLSSTNTPTLTPSQEQQQQQIQAPTPQKPGFNADLKDSPRWPVSPRLRSPPPQFSNRPAIPARRSEQDLPSISVQRPTPSPQPMEQQTISESEMEESQYPSGMRTPARVALETVQEVSLPNSPNPPNGSALVERVKEKLSSTDNYSDTALPDGRALRAKNSLVGQESGSDTSNNKAETRRPTSVPPPIITRQSSAMSNKQMKSKQDGSIQTMTVETETVPSVPQVALTTTQKSEGTNGTLKTKQSTETIKPKKDKKKVTRKQPPVNAGNGEPELVTLILRDVANIHPASSKADVFEATIASAVDEANTSDSEETFVYDSNPPDGNDRAGRRFHSRTPSATSMASQADRQNLRSIYGIMESGGPAHGPKKTMKFVNTFTSNGNESLAVETEDGKGSNRSGGSGSTRGTTRHHHHIGRWGRQPGNGHASLFDNESPFPNAARSKLAGPNSRNSSGPPSPRNAHSNAPRHFGHKRSAMQMSSSYDMDDTTGADDERTPLLGSVRSGRSGRNRRGPHNLRQAESQTFARRSSYLNRFAACLVLTMMFMLVITGAIGFMFATSQPMTGIEITAIHNVVTSDQVLMFDLTVKAHNPNIVVVTIDHANLEVFAKSEYTGTDSDWWARPFPHGPDDIRVSDDPENDPPLDDPDPDDDLRPNVLLGRITEFDSPLTFEGSLFHQGTSSSTGEMQLEYPLNNTVGGSRRWERIYQNEFDLIVKGVVKYTLPMSARIRSATVSGRKAVSPNSSNDPSNSTKVEP